One region of Mucilaginibacter gotjawali genomic DNA includes:
- a CDS encoding L,D-transpeptidase family protein, with product MIKFFAARKVAAPLILSALFAFIITFQSCKKKRSETANILYKITHNKVYKDFTPEDYQVVFKQVFNAEKQKLTHAGVISGWYGSNHYEPVFVLNHLFNGDLSKAYDDYLMHAAEHGLSPEIFHADELKSAIEKLDNKNQVKTIDEAYRDIATLELSAANSLIDYSNALQYGVINPKYIYQRYYTATKRPDYSTMSAVFHIGDMHSYLEAVQPKDPQYIALQKALKNNYEENGFPGEECKRMILVNLERLRWRNKPSEDKYVIVNIPDYMLTVADSGKSVLKMKVCVGQGRNVDNKNTLLAYDDTCKVDKPGDHETPLLNSLIYGVEVNPVWNIPRSIANKEIIVQAAKDKFYLENNNIDVYKDDKLVDNPEDIDWTNITKENLPYDFKQKPGSSNSLGLIKFIFNNKSNVYLHDTPVKSAFYRKMRAISHGCIRLGDPKGLAQNLFGDGDQFKTISDDMGQDNPDPTTIYLPKKTPVYITYVTCWADEDGKLQFRNDVYGLDIVLYDHLQKILQPGSH from the coding sequence ATGATTAAATTTTTTGCGGCCAGGAAAGTTGCCGCTCCTCTTATATTATCTGCGCTATTTGCCTTTATCATCACTTTTCAGAGTTGCAAAAAGAAGCGTTCAGAAACAGCTAACATCCTTTATAAAATTACACATAACAAAGTATACAAGGATTTCACCCCGGAAGATTACCAGGTAGTTTTTAAACAGGTATTTAATGCCGAAAAGCAAAAGCTTACGCATGCAGGCGTAATTTCCGGCTGGTATGGCAGTAATCATTATGAGCCGGTTTTCGTGTTAAATCATTTATTTAATGGCGACCTTTCAAAAGCATATGATGATTATTTGATGCACGCTGCTGAACACGGCCTTAGCCCGGAAATTTTCCATGCAGATGAGCTCAAATCAGCTATTGAAAAACTCGATAACAAAAACCAGGTAAAAACGATAGATGAAGCATATCGCGATATAGCGACGCTGGAACTATCCGCGGCCAACTCATTGATAGACTACTCCAATGCATTACAATATGGAGTTATAAACCCAAAGTATATTTACCAACGCTATTATACAGCAACCAAAAGACCTGATTATTCAACGATGTCGGCTGTATTTCATATAGGCGATATGCACAGTTACCTGGAGGCCGTTCAGCCAAAAGACCCGCAATATATCGCTCTCCAAAAGGCGTTGAAAAACAACTACGAGGAAAATGGTTTCCCGGGTGAAGAATGCAAACGGATGATACTGGTTAACCTGGAAAGGTTGCGCTGGAGAAATAAGCCTTCTGAAGATAAATACGTAATAGTAAATATACCAGATTACATGCTGACCGTAGCTGACAGCGGAAAATCGGTATTAAAAATGAAAGTTTGTGTTGGGCAGGGCCGCAACGTTGACAACAAAAACACCCTGTTAGCCTATGATGATACCTGCAAGGTGGACAAACCAGGCGACCATGAAACGCCTTTGCTAAACAGTTTAATTTATGGCGTTGAAGTAAACCCGGTTTGGAATATCCCCCGCAGCATTGCGAATAAGGAAATAATAGTTCAGGCCGCCAAAGATAAATTTTACCTTGAAAACAACAATATTGATGTTTACAAGGACGATAAACTGGTAGATAACCCGGAAGATATTGACTGGACTAACATTACAAAGGAAAATTTACCTTATGATTTTAAACAGAAACCCGGTTCATCCAATTCATTGGGCCTGATAAAGTTTATTTTTAATAATAAAAGTAATGTTTACCTCCATGATACACCCGTAAAATCGGCATTTTACAGAAAAATGAGGGCCATAAGCCATGGATGCATCCGTTTGGGTGATCCTAAAGGGCTTGCTCAAAATTTATTTGGAGACGGCGACCAATTTAAAACAATATCTGATGATATGGGGCAGGACAACCCAGACCCAACTACTATATACCTGCCTAAAAAAACGCCTGTATATATAACTTATGTAACCTGCTGGGCTGATGAAGATGGTAAACTACAATTCAGGAATGATGTTTATGGCCTGGATATTGTATTATATGACCATTTACAAAAAATCCTGCAACCAGGTTCACATTAA
- a CDS encoding class I SAM-dependent methyltransferase → MKIRTPKTMDDLLIKRSYNVLEVGGGNHPDKRAHIVVDKYVDDNTHRSGDLQLYKKQKFIQADGEHLPFKDKEFDYVICRHVLEHVDDPIQFVKEQARVAKMGYMETPSLLGEYIAPKESHRWVIQDIDDKLVLYDKEVLKFTPWMDFGEVFLYYLPKTSIGFKILERTHAGILTVNYEWKDEIEILVNPQDEYYLNHFIKPWDESICDKQLAKRSLGREIGATIHAMFDIIRSVTKNKFAKENY, encoded by the coding sequence ATGAAGATCAGAACCCCAAAAACAATGGATGACCTTCTTATTAAGAGGAGTTATAATGTTTTGGAAGTAGGCGGCGGCAACCATCCCGATAAAAGAGCCCATATCGTTGTAGATAAATATGTTGATGATAATACGCATCGTTCAGGAGATCTTCAATTGTATAAAAAACAAAAATTCATACAGGCAGACGGTGAGCACCTGCCATTTAAAGATAAAGAATTTGATTACGTAATCTGCCGCCACGTATTGGAGCACGTGGACGATCCTATCCAGTTTGTGAAAGAACAAGCCCGCGTGGCCAAAATGGGTTATATGGAAACCCCATCGCTTTTAGGGGAATACATTGCACCTAAAGAGTCGCACCGCTGGGTAATACAGGACATTGACGACAAATTGGTATTGTATGATAAGGAAGTTTTAAAGTTTACTCCATGGATGGATTTTGGCGAAGTTTTTCTTTACTACCTGCCTAAAACATCCATCGGATTTAAAATACTGGAACGTACACATGCCGGCATACTTACCGTAAACTATGAGTGGAAAGACGAAATTGAGATCCTGGTAAACCCGCAGGATGAATACTATTTAAACCATTTTATAAAACCATGGGATGAAAGTATTTGCGATAAACAATTGGCAAAAAGAAGCCTTGGCAGGGAGATCGGCGCTACCATACATGCCATGTTTGATATTATCAGATCAGTAACTAAAAATAAATTCGCGAAGGAAAACTATTGA
- a CDS encoding DUF3592 domain-containing protein, with translation MSNEILDLLIAGLAGIALIAFGNYKRIQRTRLIASGIRTQGTVLRLEESFHDQIATFYPVISYTTLQNEIIIKTYGIGVSNKIYKPGDSISIIYDADNNNEFIIDNQIGKLLGPVTIAVGAAIILLTLIQYFLHPFILV, from the coding sequence ATGTCAAATGAAATTTTGGATCTACTAATTGCCGGTCTTGCAGGAATCGCACTAATAGCGTTCGGGAATTATAAACGCATCCAACGCACCCGGCTTATTGCTTCGGGTATCCGTACACAAGGCACTGTCTTAAGGTTAGAAGAATCTTTTCACGATCAAATAGCCACTTTTTATCCCGTTATCAGCTATACGACGTTGCAAAATGAAATTATAATTAAAACGTATGGCATCGGTGTTAGTAATAAAATATATAAGCCCGGAGACAGTATTAGCATAATTTATGATGCCGATAATAACAACGAATTTATAATTGACAATCAAATTGGTAAATTATTGGGCCCCGTGACGATTGCTGTCGGCGCAGCCATCATATTACTGACTTTGATTCAATATTTTTTGCACCCATTTATTTTGGTATAA
- a CDS encoding murein L,D-transpeptidase catalytic domain family protein — MKKHFVGLLCILLVIAITSISWKPASAFKAKSYSGKYSAKTFSASELLEKYVDNIYESAGLEESGLAFNVFKKAITGFLDLKATDKLPQQSSVLTVVDFTKSSCDKRMWIIDVVNKALILHTWVAHGTRSGDDIPNRFSDRIDSKQSSLGFFVTDDIYYGRHGRSLKLDGMDAGFNSNARTREIVVHGAEYVNPGIIEHKGRLGRSFGCPAVSTDVIDQVIDTIQGKTVLFINGDSKKYSSRYLDEQMAASYISSDAAGNIMASL, encoded by the coding sequence ATGAAAAAACATTTCGTTGGCTTGCTATGTATTTTATTGGTAATTGCAATTACATCTATAAGCTGGAAGCCGGCCAGCGCGTTTAAGGCGAAGAGCTATTCAGGAAAATATTCCGCCAAAACCTTTTCTGCAAGCGAATTGCTCGAAAAATATGTGGATAACATTTATGAATCGGCCGGCTTGGAAGAGTCAGGTTTAGCTTTCAACGTTTTTAAAAAGGCAATTACAGGTTTCCTTGATTTAAAGGCAACTGATAAGCTCCCTCAACAAAGTTCAGTGCTGACAGTGGTTGATTTTACCAAATCCAGCTGCGATAAACGGATGTGGATAATTGATGTAGTAAACAAGGCACTGATATTGCATACCTGGGTTGCGCATGGCACACGGAGCGGAGATGATATACCCAACCGCTTCTCTGACAGGATAGACTCAAAACAAAGCAGCTTAGGTTTTTTTGTAACAGATGATATTTATTATGGGCGTCATGGCCGCTCGCTAAAATTAGATGGCATGGACGCAGGGTTTAATTCAAATGCACGCACCAGGGAAATTGTGGTTCACGGTGCTGAATATGTAAACCCCGGAATTATTGAACATAAAGGCAGGCTTGGCCGCAGTTTTGGCTGCCCCGCTGTTTCAACCGATGTGATCGACCAGGTGATTGACACCATACAGGGCAAAACAGTATTGTTTATAAATGGTGACAGCAAAAAATATAGTTCGCGCTATCTTGATGAGCAAATGGCCGCCAGTTATATTTCATCAGATGCTGCAGGTAATATAATGGCAAGCCTTTAG
- a CDS encoding DinB family protein: MSAAPEVWLRGPLNDVPALLQPVAHALLQARDEINQLMHGFPDKLLWERPVGLASPGFHLQHLTGVLDRLFTYAKQEQLSQSQLAYLQAEGKPVDNLIYTDDLVTAFNGQVNKAITQLENTTEITLTEARGVGRAMLPSTVIGLYVHAAEHTMRHTGQLLVTVKILLERS; the protein is encoded by the coding sequence ATGAGTGCAGCACCCGAGGTATGGCTGCGCGGTCCTTTAAATGATGTACCGGCTTTATTGCAGCCTGTTGCACACGCGCTACTTCAGGCAAGGGATGAAATTAACCAGTTAATGCATGGTTTCCCGGATAAGTTACTGTGGGAAAGACCAGTTGGGCTTGCCTCGCCTGGTTTTCACTTGCAGCATTTAACAGGTGTGCTCGACAGGCTTTTTACTTATGCAAAACAAGAGCAGCTTAGCCAAAGCCAATTGGCCTACCTGCAAGCAGAAGGAAAGCCCGTTGATAACTTAATTTATACTGATGACCTGGTAACTGCATTTAACGGGCAGGTTAATAAAGCCATTACGCAGCTGGAAAATACAACTGAAATTACGCTAACCGAAGCAAGAGGAGTGGGGAGGGCGATGCTGCCATCAACAGTGATAGGTCTGTACGTTCATGCTGCGGAGCATACCATGCGGCATACCGGCCAGTTGCTGGTTACAGTGAAAATCCTTCTGGAAAGAAGCTAA
- a CDS encoding alpha-ketoacid dehydrogenase subunit alpha/beta yields MPETALHANSKVINAELSFEDFKKIVINDYRIGFESRQASLIGRREVLTGKAKFGIFGDGKEVAQLAMAKAFKKGDWRAGYYRDQTFMFATGMSNLLEFFAQLYAYPDVEKDPASAGRQMNCHYATRFVNPDGSWVNQAETMNCSADISTTGGHMPRLLGLAYASKLYRQNKDLEYLKMFSVNGNEVAFGTIGNGSTSEGLFFEAFNAAGVLQVPMAISVWDDAFAISVPAKLQTTKEDISEILKGFQREADTNGYEIFKVRGWDYVALCETYERAITICRNDHVPVLIHVTEMTQPQGHSTSGSHERYKTKERLAWEDEHDCLLQMRKWMIASAITTEPEMDNLEANAKKYVRDCQRQVWNELCDGIRAELNDAARLIDKLAEHSAVQAALNDLVAELRECVDPGRRDVVAAIRKALRLTIKENSLQKQQLVNWLEEENVKNAARYNSKLFGGSQYSPLNVEHIPARYYEDSKHIDGREVLNACFEANFDRDKTIVAFGEDVGAIGDVNQGFAGLQGKFGDLRITDTGIREATIIGQGIGLAMRGLKPIAEIQYLDYLLYSINVLSDDLATLSYRTFGGQKAPLIVRTRGHRLEGIWHSGSPLGLILNSMRGLHICVPRDMTQAAGMYNVLLRGDEPALMIECLNGYRLKERLPANVGEFTVPLGKAEILKHGTDITVISYGSTLRIVMEAAGELEKLGINIEVIDPQTLYPFDLDNTCGTSLKKTSKLLIVDEDLPGAASAYILQRVLEAQKGYYSLDAQPRTLCSREHRPPYGSDGDYFSKPSLDDIIEAVYTLMNESDPQKYPTIY; encoded by the coding sequence ATGCCCGAAACTGCTTTACATGCAAACAGCAAGGTTATTAATGCTGAGCTCAGTTTTGAAGATTTTAAAAAGATCGTTATCAACGATTACCGTATTGGCTTTGAAAGCCGCCAGGCCAGTTTAATTGGCCGCCGGGAGGTACTTACGGGCAAGGCCAAATTTGGCATATTCGGCGACGGCAAAGAAGTTGCCCAGTTGGCTATGGCTAAAGCTTTTAAAAAAGGCGACTGGCGGGCCGGTTACTATCGCGATCAGACATTTATGTTTGCTACAGGAATGAGCAACCTGCTGGAGTTTTTCGCCCAGTTGTATGCTTACCCTGATGTTGAAAAGGATCCTGCATCAGCCGGGAGACAAATGAATTGTCATTATGCCACACGCTTTGTAAATCCCGACGGCAGCTGGGTTAACCAGGCCGAAACCATGAACTGTTCTGCTGATATCTCCACTACCGGCGGTCATATGCCAAGGTTGCTCGGGTTAGCCTACGCATCCAAACTTTACAGGCAGAATAAAGATCTGGAGTATCTGAAAATGTTTTCCGTTAACGGGAATGAAGTAGCCTTTGGCACAATTGGCAATGGCTCCACCTCCGAAGGATTGTTTTTCGAAGCGTTTAATGCTGCAGGTGTCCTCCAGGTTCCGATGGCTATTTCTGTTTGGGATGATGCTTTTGCCATATCAGTACCGGCGAAACTGCAAACTACAAAGGAAGATATCTCTGAAATTTTGAAAGGATTTCAGCGGGAAGCGGATACCAACGGCTACGAAATATTTAAAGTTCGCGGCTGGGATTATGTTGCCCTTTGCGAAACCTATGAACGCGCCATAACAATTTGCAGGAATGACCATGTGCCCGTACTGATCCACGTTACCGAAATGACGCAGCCCCAGGGCCATTCAACCTCAGGCTCGCACGAAAGGTATAAAACCAAAGAACGGCTTGCCTGGGAAGATGAACATGATTGTTTGTTACAGATGCGGAAATGGATGATTGCTTCGGCAATTACTACTGAACCCGAAATGGACAATCTGGAAGCAAATGCCAAAAAATACGTAAGAGATTGCCAGCGCCAGGTTTGGAATGAGTTGTGTGACGGTATCCGTGCTGAGTTAAATGATGCAGCCCGGTTAATTGATAAACTTGCTGAACATTCGGCGGTGCAGGCAGCGTTAAATGATCTTGTTGCTGAGTTGCGCGAATGTGTTGATCCGGGACGAAGAGATGTTGTTGCGGCAATCCGCAAGGCACTCCGGCTTACCATAAAGGAAAACAGCCTGCAAAAACAACAGTTGGTCAACTGGCTTGAAGAAGAAAATGTTAAAAATGCGGCGCGCTACAATTCAAAGCTTTTCGGCGGGTCGCAATATTCGCCGCTGAACGTGGAGCACATTCCGGCACGTTATTATGAAGATTCAAAACATATTGATGGCCGCGAGGTTTTAAATGCTTGTTTCGAAGCCAATTTTGATCGTGATAAAACCATTGTTGCCTTTGGAGAGGATGTGGGCGCTATTGGTGATGTAAACCAGGGTTTTGCCGGCTTGCAGGGTAAATTCGGCGATTTACGGATAACCGATACTGGCATCCGCGAAGCTACAATTATAGGACAGGGGATAGGGTTGGCCATGAGGGGACTAAAACCGATTGCCGAGATTCAGTACCTCGATTACCTGCTGTATTCCATAAATGTTTTGAGCGATGACCTTGCAACGTTAAGCTACCGCACCTTCGGCGGGCAAAAGGCGCCGTTGATAGTACGCACACGCGGGCACCGCCTGGAGGGAATCTGGCACTCAGGATCGCCTTTAGGGCTTATCCTTAATTCAATGCGCGGGCTGCATATTTGCGTACCACGCGATATGACGCAGGCTGCCGGCATGTACAATGTGCTGCTACGCGGTGATGAACCGGCCCTGATGATCGAATGCCTGAACGGGTATCGTTTAAAGGAAAGACTTCCTGCAAATGTGGGCGAGTTTACCGTGCCACTGGGTAAGGCAGAGATATTGAAGCATGGAACCGATATCACTGTTATTTCATACGGATCAACCCTTAGGATAGTGATGGAGGCAGCAGGAGAGCTTGAGAAATTGGGTATTAATATTGAAGTGATTGACCCCCAGACTTTGTATCCTTTTGATTTAGATAATACTTGTGGTACTTCTTTAAAGAAAACAAGTAAGCTGCTTATTGTTGATGAAGACCTGCCGGGTGCGGCATCGGCATATATTTTGCAACGGGTACTTGAAGCGCAAAAGGGCTATTATTCGCTTGATGCGCAACCCCGTACCCTTTGCTCAAGGGAGCACCGCCCGCCATACGGATCGGATGGTGATTATTTTAGCAAGCCATCGTTGGATGATATCATTGAAGCAGTTTACACGCTGATGAATGAGTCGGACCCGCAAAAATATCCAACCATTTATTAA
- a CDS encoding HAD family hydrolase, with the protein MKKALILDLDNTIYPVSSIQGNLFGEIFNLIDVADHLTEQVKLDAKDELTRRPYHLVANKYNFGDALKDKGNDLLKEIAYELPMQPFDDYAQIRSSPLIKFLVTTGFTKLQWSKVKMLDIEQDFAEIHIVDPELSTQTKKDVFADILKRHHLSTSEVLVIGDDPESEIRAATELGIETFLYDPENKHPEASVTFKSFSLKEVLDVLY; encoded by the coding sequence ATGAAAAAAGCTTTAATTTTAGACCTCGATAATACGATATATCCCGTTAGTTCCATCCAGGGAAACCTTTTTGGCGAAATATTTAACTTAATAGATGTAGCAGATCATTTAACTGAACAGGTAAAACTGGACGCGAAGGATGAACTGACACGCCGCCCCTATCATTTGGTCGCAAATAAATATAACTTCGGTGATGCATTGAAGGATAAAGGCAACGATTTGTTAAAAGAAATAGCCTATGAGCTGCCCATGCAACCCTTTGATGACTATGCGCAGATCAGGTCATCACCATTAATAAAATTCCTGGTGACCACCGGATTTACAAAACTGCAATGGAGTAAAGTTAAAATGCTGGATATTGAACAAGATTTTGCCGAGATCCACATTGTTGACCCCGAATTATCAACCCAAACTAAAAAAGACGTTTTTGCCGATATTTTAAAAAGGCATCATTTAAGTACAAGCGAAGTACTGGTAATTGGCGATGACCCCGAATCAGAGATCAGGGCTGCTACAGAACTCGGGATTGAAACATTTTTATACGATCCTGAAAACAAACATCCGGAAGCGAGCGTAACTTTTAAATCCTTTAGTTTAAAAGAAGTGCTGGACGTTCTTTACTGA
- a CDS encoding glycosyl hydrolase: MTILLPFTCAFAQKYSPVNPSASDGVKKTLKLLYDIKGKYILSGQQNYNSDPDTFSDSAKAITGKYPAIWGSDFINWGDKDLGPKIVEEAINKSKEGYLITLMWHEGKPTDNPPYEFSKNVIAKMSDEDWNQLVTPGTDLNKKWLAQIDVIAGYLKQLRDAGVTVLWRPYHEMNGVWFWWGNKKGENGITRLWKMMYDRYTNYHHLNNLLWVWGANGLRDIPFDEAYDYKDYYPGAKYVDVLGADVYHFDYEQRDYNDLLQLANGKPIALTETGELPKPEILGVQPQWTWFMVWTSWLWTDNTRDRVKQVYNMPRTLSHDELKVKLDSLKIKK; this comes from the coding sequence GTGACAATATTGTTACCCTTTACTTGTGCCTTTGCACAAAAATATTCCCCTGTAAATCCATCCGCTTCAGACGGGGTGAAAAAAACACTGAAACTTTTGTACGATATAAAAGGTAAGTACATCCTGTCCGGACAACAGAATTACAACAGCGATCCCGATACATTTTCCGATAGTGCAAAAGCTATTACAGGAAAATATCCTGCAATCTGGGGTTCTGATTTTATCAATTGGGGCGATAAGGACCTGGGCCCGAAGATAGTTGAAGAGGCGATAAATAAATCTAAGGAGGGCTATTTGATCACCCTGATGTGGCACGAAGGAAAACCTACCGATAACCCGCCCTACGAGTTTTCGAAAAACGTAATTGCTAAAATGAGTGATGAGGATTGGAACCAGCTGGTTACACCGGGTACCGACTTAAATAAAAAATGGCTTGCCCAGATTGATGTAATAGCCGGCTATTTAAAGCAGTTGCGCGATGCAGGCGTTACCGTTTTATGGCGCCCGTATCACGAAATGAATGGTGTTTGGTTTTGGTGGGGTAATAAAAAAGGAGAGAACGGTATCACAAGGTTGTGGAAGATGATGTACGACAGGTATACCAATTATCACCATTTAAATAACCTGTTATGGGTTTGGGGAGCAAATGGGTTAAGAGATATTCCGTTTGATGAAGCCTACGATTACAAGGACTATTACCCCGGTGCTAAATATGTGGACGTTTTAGGCGCAGATGTTTATCATTTCGATTATGAACAAAGGGATTATAACGACTTGCTGCAACTGGCTAACGGAAAACCCATTGCGCTTACGGAAACCGGCGAATTGCCCAAACCCGAAATCTTAGGAGTTCAGCCACAATGGACATGGTTTATGGTGTGGACGAGCTGGCTTTGGACCGATAATACACGCGACAGGGTTAAACAAGTTTATAATATGCCGCGTACCCTTAGCCACGATGAACTGAAAGTAAAACTCGACTCATTAAAAATAAAAAAATGA
- a CDS encoding DUF1801 domain-containing protein, with protein sequence MSKEDVCDLVKFMLPYPDHVKAAALWLRDFVWELYPDTNELIYDNYNAVAFGWSPTDKAGDVFCSIAIFKDHVNFGFNRGSEIPDRKKILSGDASLYRYIKVKNKDDFPEEDIKQLLAMAYENAISRLKPQKKVIKGETIVKSISPVKRRPEIF encoded by the coding sequence ATGAGTAAAGAAGACGTTTGCGACCTGGTAAAGTTTATGCTGCCCTATCCTGACCATGTAAAGGCGGCCGCGTTATGGTTAAGAGACTTTGTTTGGGAGCTTTACCCGGATACTAACGAACTGATTTACGACAATTATAACGCAGTGGCATTTGGCTGGTCACCAACAGATAAGGCTGGTGATGTTTTTTGCAGCATAGCTATTTTTAAAGACCATGTTAACTTTGGCTTCAATCGCGGTTCCGAAATCCCGGATCGCAAAAAAATACTATCCGGCGATGCCAGCCTTTACCGCTATATTAAGGTGAAAAATAAAGATGATTTTCCGGAAGAAGATATTAAACAACTGCTGGCAATGGCTTATGAAAACGCCATTTCGCGCTTGAAACCTCAGAAAAAGGTTATAAAAGGCGAAACTATTGTGAAATCTATTTCGCCGGTAAAACGTCGTCCTGAGATTTTTTAA
- a CDS encoding acyl-CoA carboxylase subunit beta — protein MDIEFNKNEDINKQLVYDLNLRLKKIYLGGGEKAIAKHKEKGKMLARERVNYLIDAGKPWLEMGAFAGDGLYAEHGGCPSGGVVCGIGYVSGRQCVIIANDATVKAGAWFPITAKKNLRAQEIAMENRLPVIYLVDSAGVYLPLQDEIFPDKEHFGRIFRNNAIMSSMGIIQISAIMGPCVAGGAYLPIMSDEAMIVEGTGSVFLAGSYLVKSAIGEDVDNETLGGATTQCEISGVTDYKHPNDKACLDSIKNIMGMVGDFVKAGFDRVKPAAPKLDPKDIYGLLPDNREKAYDMMEILLRLLDNSEFEEYKAGYGQSIICGLGRVDGWAVGIVANERKVIKSKKGEMQFGGVIYSDSADKATRFIMNCNQKKIPLVFLQDVTGFMVGSRAEHGGIIKDGAKMVNAVANSVVPKFTFVIGNSYGAGNYAMCGKAYDPRLIYAWPSAKIAVMGGGSAAKTLVQIQAAGLKARGEEVDAAKEAQLLKETTDRYNSQTTPFYAAARLWVDGIIDPLETRKVISMGIEAANHAPIEKAFNVGIIQT, from the coding sequence ATGGACATCGAATTCAATAAGAACGAAGACATCAACAAGCAATTGGTTTACGACCTGAACCTGCGCCTGAAAAAAATCTACCTGGGCGGTGGTGAAAAAGCAATCGCCAAACATAAAGAAAAAGGGAAGATGCTTGCGCGTGAGCGGGTAAATTATTTAATTGATGCCGGCAAACCATGGTTGGAGATGGGCGCTTTTGCCGGTGACGGCTTGTATGCCGAACATGGCGGCTGCCCATCCGGCGGCGTTGTTTGCGGCATCGGTTATGTATCAGGCAGGCAATGTGTTATTATAGCCAATGATGCCACCGTAAAAGCGGGCGCCTGGTTCCCCATCACTGCGAAAAAGAACCTGCGGGCCCAGGAAATAGCCATGGAAAACCGCCTGCCTGTGATTTATTTGGTCGATTCAGCCGGGGTTTATTTGCCTTTACAGGATGAGATTTTCCCGGATAAAGAACACTTTGGCCGCATTTTTCGCAATAATGCCATCATGAGTAGTATGGGCATCATCCAGATCTCGGCGATCATGGGGCCCTGCGTTGCAGGCGGCGCTTATTTGCCTATTATGAGCGATGAAGCGATGATCGTTGAAGGGACAGGTTCGGTGTTTTTAGCAGGTTCATATTTAGTAAAATCGGCGATTGGCGAGGATGTGGACAATGAAACTCTGGGCGGTGCAACTACGCAATGCGAAATCTCCGGCGTTACCGATTATAAACATCCGAATGATAAAGCCTGCCTTGATTCCATCAAAAATATTATGGGTATGGTGGGCGACTTTGTTAAAGCCGGGTTCGACCGCGTTAAACCTGCTGCACCGAAGCTCGACCCGAAAGATATTTATGGGCTTTTGCCGGATAACCGCGAGAAAGCTTATGATATGATGGAAATATTATTGCGCCTGCTGGATAATTCAGAATTTGAGGAATATAAAGCAGGGTATGGGCAATCAATCATTTGCGGCCTGGGCCGTGTGGATGGCTGGGCCGTAGGCATAGTAGCTAATGAACGCAAAGTGATCAAATCAAAAAAAGGCGAAATGCAGTTTGGCGGGGTCATCTATTCAGATTCGGCGGATAAAGCCACCCGGTTTATCATGAATTGTAACCAAAAGAAGATCCCGCTGGTTTTTTTACAGGATGTAACCGGTTTTATGGTGGGCAGCCGTGCCGAACATGGCGGCATTATAAAAGACGGCGCCAAAATGGTGAACGCAGTAGCCAATTCAGTGGTGCCTAAATTTACTTTTGTTATTGGCAACTCCTATGGCGCCGGTAATTATGCCATGTGCGGCAAGGCCTATGATCCCCGTTTAATCTACGCCTGGCCAAGTGCAAAAATAGCTGTAATGGGCGGCGGCTCCGCAGCAAAAACATTGGTGCAGATCCAGGCAGCGGGCTTAAAAGCCAGGGGCGAGGAAGTTGATGCCGCAAAAGAGGCACAGCTATTAAAGGAAACCACAGATAGATATAACAGCCAAACCACGCCTTTTTATGCGGCCGCCAGGCTTTGGGTAGATGGTATCATCGATCCGCTGGAAACGCGTAAGGTGATCTCGATGGGCATTGAAGCCGCCAACCATGCGCCGATTGAGAAGGCATTTAATGTGGGGATTATACAAACGTAG